A single region of the Chryseobacterium culicis genome encodes:
- a CDS encoding LytR/AlgR family response regulator transcription factor has protein sequence MNIIIIEDEFRAAKSLQNLISELKPDSKILGVYDSIEASIEGLKEIKPDLIFMDIHLSDGLSFEIFKSVDITCPVVFCTAFDQYMLDAFKSKGVDYVLKPFSREDIAEALRKVDELKKFFQKNDLPDLELLIQKINQPAPTGKSSFLVFKNQKYTTVLTEDIAYFYIHNEITHLVTFAKEQFPLTQPLGQVAEQISDKQFFRVNRQYIVNFKAIKEMEHYFQRKILVKLTIETPEKLLINKEKTHSFFTWLEDR, from the coding sequence ATGAATATAATCATTATTGAAGACGAATTCAGGGCCGCAAAATCCCTTCAGAATTTAATTTCAGAGTTAAAACCGGACTCAAAGATATTGGGTGTTTACGACAGTATTGAAGCAAGTATTGAAGGCTTAAAGGAGATCAAACCCGATCTTATTTTTATGGATATCCATCTTTCGGACGGACTTTCATTTGAAATTTTCAAATCGGTGGACATCACCTGTCCTGTAGTTTTTTGTACCGCTTTTGACCAGTACATGCTGGATGCCTTTAAAAGCAAGGGAGTGGATTATGTTTTAAAACCATTTTCCAGGGAAGATATTGCTGAAGCTTTGAGAAAAGTTGATGAACTGAAAAAATTCTTTCAGAAGAATGATCTCCCCGATCTGGAATTGCTGATACAAAAAATCAACCAGCCTGCTCCTACTGGTAAGAGTAGTTTTCTGGTTTTTAAAAATCAAAAATACACTACAGTTCTTACTGAAGATATTGCGTATTTTTATATCCATAATGAGATCACTCATCTTGTTACATTTGCAAAAGAACAGTTTCCCCTCACCCAGCCTTTGGGACAGGTTGCAGAACAGATCTCTGACAAACAATTTTTCAGAGTCAACAGACAGTATATTGTTAATTTTAAAGCAATTAAGGAGATGGAACATTATTTTCAGCGAAAAATATTGGTAAAACTCACCATTGAAACCCCTGAAAAGCTTCTTATTAATAAAGAAAAAACCCATAGTTTCTTTACGTGGCTGGAGGATAGATGA
- a CDS encoding sensor histidine kinase, giving the protein MQQQKIKISQAIIWISSIFLGILSSVPQLASHQFNWKEAVVNSGITAAFSVIMWYINIYMLNRTKKRRQHISYSRLMVILGFGMVIMFGLAWIQQLILSHINFGPVMLMIEVRGILINLVCYMFLNLLQNNYTGQQVQLELEKVKSDNLGAQYELLKQQINPHFLFNSLNTLKLMAETRDEETVDFIVKLSDFYRFTLESRKLDLISVQEEMKIVNAYLFLQKARFGDGIMFTNELGKETCSTLIPPFTLQLLVENCIKHNIVSQSKPLHIKIYTAHGNIVIENPIQRKVNTEDSLGVGLDNIKMRYKHLLEKDITIHSDEKTFQIKLPLIHEYNHY; this is encoded by the coding sequence ATGCAACAGCAAAAAATAAAAATCTCACAGGCCATTATCTGGATAAGCTCTATTTTTCTGGGCATTTTATCTTCTGTACCTCAGCTTGCATCCCATCAGTTCAACTGGAAAGAAGCCGTTGTCAACTCCGGAATTACGGCTGCATTTTCTGTCATCATGTGGTACATCAATATTTACATGCTGAACCGCACAAAAAAACGAAGACAGCATATTTCCTATTCAAGGTTGATGGTGATCCTGGGTTTTGGAATGGTGATTATGTTTGGCCTGGCCTGGATTCAGCAGCTGATTCTTTCCCACATTAATTTTGGCCCGGTGATGCTGATGATTGAAGTAAGAGGAATTTTAATCAATCTGGTCTGCTATATGTTCCTGAATCTTCTTCAGAACAATTATACAGGACAACAGGTACAGCTGGAACTGGAAAAGGTAAAAAGTGACAATCTTGGAGCTCAGTATGAACTGTTAAAACAGCAAATCAATCCTCATTTTCTCTTCAACAGCCTGAATACGTTAAAACTGATGGCAGAAACCCGTGATGAAGAAACAGTGGACTTTATTGTGAAGCTTTCCGATTTTTACAGATTTACCCTCGAAAGCCGAAAATTAGACCTGATCAGTGTTCAGGAAGAAATGAAAATAGTAAATGCTTATCTTTTTCTTCAGAAAGCACGTTTTGGTGACGGCATTATGTTTACCAATGAGCTTGGAAAAGAAACCTGCTCTACTCTTATTCCTCCTTTTACGCTTCAGCTTCTGGTGGAAAATTGTATCAAGCATAATATTGTTTCACAAAGTAAACCTTTACATATTAAAATCTATACTGCTCACGGTAATATTGTGATTGAAAATCCGATACAGCGAAAAGTAAATACTGAAGATTCTTTGGGGGTTGGACTTGACAATATTAAAATGCGTTACAAACACTTGCTGGAAAAGGATATTACTATTCATTCAGACGAAAAAACATTTCAGATAAAACTACCATTAATCCATGAATATAATCATTATTGA